A genomic stretch from Telmatocola sphagniphila includes:
- a CDS encoding patatin-like phospholipase family protein: MTVFTVLLPGCAYRMDRACVPKPVSNGGELIDLHAPPGSDRPVDSEVFRAVTNPLQNSNAPLPEGKKQNVLALSGGGMFGAYSVGVLNGWTTTGQRPSFDVVTGVSTGAIIGTFALLGTEYDNRLCHLYTTINSEDIYRDRPKLSILWSDSTSSSKPLERMLEKEIDDQIIQSVAVAHSQGKRFYVATTNLDTRRLVIWDMGAIASSGRPDAAKLYRKIILASAAVPGFFPPVKIDVTINGRVYSEMHVDGGAADQVFVRASLLNVDEDRLKAGQKPLVGTNVYVIVAGKIYADPECTKSKIKDIAASSLISLVYSSARNEIDKIYTLSLLTGMKFHLAALPQEFATKSDSLDFDRDEMRRLYAEGYRLATCGQAWQATPPAADPAEQSTPRRGTDFLAPVQSVEIPIRR, translated from the coding sequence ATGACGGTTTTTACCGTCCTTCTACCGGGCTGCGCTTACCGGATGGATCGGGCCTGCGTACCTAAACCGGTTTCCAATGGCGGGGAACTGATCGATCTGCATGCACCGCCCGGTTCGGATCGCCCGGTCGACAGCGAAGTTTTTCGGGCAGTGACCAATCCTCTGCAAAATTCCAATGCCCCCTTACCGGAAGGTAAGAAACAAAATGTGCTGGCCCTATCCGGTGGCGGCATGTTCGGCGCTTACTCGGTTGGCGTACTCAACGGTTGGACGACAACCGGCCAGAGGCCGAGTTTCGATGTGGTTACGGGCGTGAGCACCGGAGCGATCATCGGCACCTTTGCACTGCTGGGTACGGAATACGACAATCGGCTTTGTCATCTTTACACCACCATTAATTCCGAAGATATCTACCGCGATAGACCCAAGCTCTCTATCCTCTGGTCGGATTCCACCTCCTCCTCGAAACCGCTCGAAAGGATGTTGGAAAAAGAAATCGACGATCAGATTATCCAGTCCGTCGCCGTTGCACATTCTCAGGGTAAGCGTTTCTATGTGGCCACGACCAATCTCGACACGAGACGACTGGTCATCTGGGATATGGGTGCGATCGCTTCCAGTGGCCGTCCGGATGCTGCGAAACTCTACCGAAAAATCATTCTGGCCTCGGCGGCCGTTCCCGGCTTTTTCCCACCAGTTAAGATCGACGTGACGATTAACGGTCGCGTCTATTCCGAAATGCATGTCGATGGCGGAGCAGCCGATCAGGTCTTCGTCCGGGCATCGCTGCTGAATGTCGATGAAGATCGGCTGAAAGCGGGTCAGAAGCCCTTGGTGGGAACGAACGTTTACGTCATTGTTGCCGGGAAAATTTATGCCGATCCGGAATGCACCAAATCGAAAATTAAGGACATTGCCGCCAGTTCTCTCATCTCTCTGGTCTACTCCAGCGCCCGAAATGAGATCGACAAAATCTACACGCTTTCGCTGTTGACCGGTATGAAATTCCATCTGGCCGCGCTGCCTCAGGAATTCGCCACCAAGAGCGACAGCCTCGATTTCGATCGGGATGAAATGCGACGTCTCTATGCCGAGGGTTACCGTTTGGCGACCTGCGGACAGGCCTGGCAGGCGACGCCGCCGGCGGCCGATCC
- a CDS encoding patatin-like phospholipase family protein, giving the protein MPRCCDSLPFKRAIIFSGEGTDFTCHIGMYDAAVEAGLAPDLIIGTSGGSIAALIISTYPDRLERNKFIASSRLHEMLLSIQIEHPRVLLESGRALRWRIRGIGLAPHPPDIFTRPIASIPGNFGLTESDHPFEVNPKGPKVLLVAGELHFDTSKGLRSSQKLFTETWFTDPDTARYIPADMPTIGTVYPNSAVCPLGQTVTDVKLSEAMMASIAEPHVFLPVTVGGKTYTGGVINLHAIELAGRLAEEVITPKMGHHSRVATNVIHSVFEYEPNQRMDAVNQFPVKYRVDFSDATPALKGNSFWFSAKFVNNESEVQSVLSGDYKKDRAYLIPRYRIVDNVPASFEEYQKKINAQWQYGYDRAKMAFSTPK; this is encoded by the coding sequence ATGCCTCGTTGCTGCGACAGTCTGCCATTTAAGCGAGCGATAATTTTTTCCGGGGAAGGGACCGATTTTACCTGTCACATTGGCATGTATGACGCCGCCGTCGAAGCAGGTCTGGCTCCGGACTTAATTATCGGAACTAGTGGCGGTTCTATCGCTGCTTTGATCATTAGCACGTACCCGGATCGTCTTGAGCGAAATAAATTTATCGCTTCAAGTCGCCTTCACGAAATGTTACTTTCGATTCAAATCGAACATCCTCGGGTGTTACTAGAATCGGGTCGGGCACTTCGTTGGAGAATTCGAGGGATAGGACTTGCCCCCCACCCGCCGGACATATTCACGCGACCCATCGCTTCGATCCCAGGGAATTTTGGCCTCACCGAATCGGATCACCCTTTTGAAGTGAATCCCAAAGGTCCCAAAGTCCTGTTGGTGGCAGGTGAATTACATTTTGATACTTCCAAAGGTTTGCGCTCCTCCCAGAAGCTATTCACCGAGACTTGGTTTACCGATCCCGATACGGCCAGGTACATCCCCGCCGATATGCCGACCATCGGGACCGTTTACCCAAACAGCGCAGTCTGTCCGCTCGGGCAGACCGTAACAGATGTCAAACTTTCGGAAGCGATGATGGCCTCGATCGCCGAGCCGCACGTTTTTCTGCCTGTGACCGTGGGCGGTAAGACCTATACCGGTGGCGTAATCAATTTGCACGCGATTGAACTGGCCGGCCGACTGGCAGAGGAAGTGATTACTCCCAAAATGGGACATCACTCTCGAGTCGCCACGAATGTGATTCACAGTGTTTTTGAATATGAGCCCAACCAGCGAATGGATGCCGTGAATCAATTTCCCGTGAAATACCGGGTCGATTTCTCGGATGCGACTCCCGCACTCAAGGGAAATTCGTTCTGGTTCTCCGCTAAATTCGTGAATAATGAATCGGAAGTCCAATCGGTTTTATCGGGGGATTATAAGAAGGATCGAGCCTATCTGATTCCCAGGTATCGGATAGTCGACAACGTCCCGGCCAGCTTTGAGGAATACCAGAAGAAAATCAACGCCCAGTGGCAGTATGGCTACGACCGGGCGAAGATGGCATTTAGCACACCCAAATAA
- a CDS encoding cob(I)yrinic acid a,c-diamide adenosyltransferase, producing the protein MVYLSRIYTKSGDQGQTGLGDGTRVNKDCPRVTAYGEIDELNAVIGLLLLEPNVPFAELLLSIQHDLFDAGADLCVPMVANEQNALRITPEQVSRLEKAIDHYNEQLAALNSFVLPGGSKASAWLHLARTVCRRAERSVVTLMQQETINPQVMIYLNRLSDLLFVLSRTANDNGKKDVLWQPGKSRQS; encoded by the coding sequence ATGGTTTATCTTTCCCGAATTTACACCAAGTCCGGCGATCAGGGCCAGACCGGGCTGGGGGATGGCACTCGAGTCAACAAGGATTGTCCTCGAGTCACGGCCTACGGCGAGATCGATGAACTAAACGCGGTGATCGGATTATTGCTTTTAGAACCCAACGTGCCTTTTGCCGAGCTTCTACTGTCTATCCAACATGACTTGTTCGATGCCGGGGCCGACCTTTGCGTTCCCATGGTTGCCAACGAACAGAACGCCCTCCGCATTACCCCGGAGCAGGTCAGCCGTCTGGAAAAGGCCATCGACCATTACAACGAGCAATTGGCCGCCCTGAACAGTTTCGTGCTTCCAGGCGGTTCCAAAGCTTCCGCCTGGCTGCATCTGGCCCGAACGGTGTGCCGACGGGCGGAACGCTCCGTCGTTACGCTGATGCAACAGGAGACGATCAATCCCCAGGTCATGATTTACTTGAATCGTTTATCGGATTTGTTGTTCGTGTTATCGCGCACGGCGAATGATAACGGCAAAAAGGACGTACTCTGGCAACCGGGAAAAAGTAGACAAAGTTGA
- a CDS encoding spherulation-specific family 4 protein yields MNRILIPFVCITLGGIAFRVTAPEEDSSPEKRRQSALEFHIRAQERTGLLIPLYLYPADIHKNADYNRLIDLKRRYETVPMWVILNPASGPGNQIDANYTKAIDRLRGAGCMTLGYVSTRYGKRAEAEVRKEVDLWLKMYPRTQGIFFDEMVYTDTEAGVKHQCILKDYAHKLGYWPIVANPGAETPGRYFAAEAADVIVVHEGDSIPKEERLKGDYFGGNSDYPPFTRGVLLHSQKSVDKAGLKMVRKYARWIYLTEAVYRENDPKAANPWNRLSNHLEALCEFLSEK; encoded by the coding sequence ATGAATCGGATTTTGATTCCGTTCGTTTGCATCACATTGGGGGGAATAGCCTTTCGCGTCACGGCTCCTGAAGAAGACTCTTCCCCGGAAAAACGCCGTCAGTCGGCCCTGGAATTCCATATTCGCGCTCAGGAGCGGACCGGGCTACTGATCCCCCTGTACCTTTACCCGGCCGACATTCACAAAAATGCCGATTACAACCGTCTGATCGATCTGAAACGACGATACGAAACCGTACCGATGTGGGTGATTTTGAACCCCGCCTCAGGACCTGGTAACCAGATCGATGCCAACTACACCAAAGCAATCGATCGGCTCCGAGGAGCCGGTTGCATGACTCTCGGCTACGTGTCCACCCGCTATGGCAAGCGAGCCGAGGCCGAGGTGCGGAAGGAGGTCGACCTCTGGCTCAAAATGTACCCCAGGACACAAGGTATTTTCTTCGATGAAATGGTCTACACCGATACCGAAGCCGGCGTGAAACATCAGTGCATTCTCAAGGATTATGCTCACAAGCTCGGCTACTGGCCAATTGTTGCAAATCCGGGGGCGGAGACGCCGGGCCGGTATTTTGCGGCCGAGGCGGCCGATGTCATCGTCGTTCATGAAGGCGACAGCATTCCCAAAGAGGAACGTCTCAAAGGCGACTACTTTGGCGGCAATTCGGACTATCCCCCCTTTACCCGAGGCGTATTACTGCACTCCCAAAAAAGTGTCGATAAAGCCGGCCTGAAGATGGTTCGCAAGTACGCACGCTGGATCTATCTGACCGAGGCCGTCTATCGGGAAAATGATCCTAAAGCGGCCAATCCCTGGAATCGCCTGTCGAACCATCTCGAAGCTCTCTGTGAATTTTTGTCCGAGAAGTAA
- a CDS encoding Gfo/Idh/MocA family protein: MNRRQFIASSSALLGSSATSAVWGSEDKKPRVGVIGTGWYGKCDLFRMIQVAPVDVVSICDVDEHMLTDAADQISQRQLSKKKPRTYRDYRKMLAEKDLDIVLIGTPDHWHPLTAIEAMKAGADIYVQKPISVDVLEGKAMLDAARKYKRVVQVGTQRRSTPHLIEARDKVVKAGLLGTIGQVDIYCYYHMRNNGNPPQMPVPEYFDYDMWTGPAPLRPFDKMPHRGWWRTFMEYGNGIVGDMCIHMLDMVRWMLDLGWPKSVSSNGGILIQKGGKSNITDTQTATFDYEKFPIVWNHRTWGPPVDPDYPWGATLYGEKGTLKLSVNKYEFFPAGRNKPTLSGTPLFEYEKYPEDKTEKDLEQHVASAIRGHMRDFLKAIAERGKPVADIEQGYISTASCILANVALQVGRTLTWDPVKNRVIGDDDANKLLKRPYRGPWEHPANS, translated from the coding sequence ATGAATCGGCGTCAATTTATCGCCTCGAGTTCTGCTCTCCTGGGCTCCTCCGCCACTTCGGCCGTTTGGGGCTCCGAAGATAAAAAACCTCGCGTCGGCGTCATCGGCACTGGCTGGTATGGCAAGTGCGATCTGTTTCGAATGATCCAAGTCGCCCCGGTAGACGTTGTCTCTATCTGCGATGTCGACGAACATATGCTCACCGACGCCGCGGATCAGATCTCTCAGCGGCAGCTGTCTAAAAAGAAACCCCGGACCTATCGCGACTATCGCAAGATGCTGGCCGAGAAGGATCTGGATATCGTCCTCATAGGTACTCCGGATCACTGGCACCCACTCACAGCTATCGAAGCCATGAAGGCGGGCGCCGACATCTACGTTCAGAAACCGATTAGCGTCGATGTTCTTGAAGGTAAAGCCATGCTCGATGCGGCCCGCAAATACAAGCGGGTCGTTCAAGTGGGAACGCAACGCCGGAGCACGCCGCACCTGATCGAAGCGCGCGACAAGGTGGTGAAGGCGGGCCTGCTCGGAACGATCGGGCAAGTCGACATCTACTGTTACTATCACATGCGCAATAACGGTAACCCGCCTCAGATGCCGGTTCCCGAATATTTCGACTACGATATGTGGACCGGCCCGGCACCGCTAAGACCTTTCGACAAGATGCCGCATCGCGGTTGGTGGCGCACCTTTATGGAATATGGCAACGGCATTGTCGGGGACATGTGCATTCACATGCTCGATATGGTTCGCTGGATGCTCGATCTCGGCTGGCCCAAGAGTGTCTCGTCGAACGGTGGGATTCTCATCCAAAAAGGGGGCAAGTCGAACATAACTGACACCCAGACGGCCACGTTCGATTACGAAAAATTCCCTATCGTCTGGAATCATCGCACCTGGGGGCCGCCGGTCGATCCCGATTATCCGTGGGGAGCCACCCTCTATGGAGAAAAGGGTACGCTCAAACTTTCCGTGAATAAGTATGAATTCTTCCCGGCCGGTCGAAATAAACCGACATTGAGTGGCACGCCGTTATTCGAGTACGAAAAGTATCCCGAAGACAAAACCGAGAAGGATCTGGAACAGCACGTCGCCTCCGCCATTCGGGGCCATATGCGCGATTTCTTGAAAGCCATCGCCGAGCGGGGCAAACCTGTCGCCGACATCGAACAAGGCTATATCTCCACCGCCAGCTGCATCTTGGCCAACGTCGCTTTGCAGGTCGGCCGAACCCTCACCTGGGATCCGGTAAAGAATCGGGTAATAGGCGACGATGATGCCAACAAACTGCTGAAACGGCCCTATCGCGGGCCCTGGGAACACCCCGCCAACTCGTAG
- a CDS encoding prolyl oligopeptidase family serine peptidase: MRRFLFGILFTALAGICYADGPQDNQFDKVRPVPPPGVKIEDEARKELESGVSALQTEVDKLAQSTDALVKLNLPDVQIYLNAVKYALKYDEFLINAPNISPTTKSGEKKTKDQIEAERKAALERAAKGQVDLARKALKNGLQRAKELQDKKPSWSTAKGLVPRGYQSKIDESVQPYVLVVPESYDPKKPTRLDFWCHGRGETLSELNFLQTGKGQFTPPNAIVCHLYGRFCCANKLAGEIDLLEALADISKKYNIDSNRLVVRGFSMGGASTWHFAVHYPSLFCAAAPGAGFSETPEFLKVFQNEKITPTDYEQKLWHMYNATDTALNLFNIPTIAYSGEIDSQKQAADMMVKALDKEGMQIPHIIGPKTGHSYHKDAIPLINKFVDEAAEKGKPDMPETVKFATFTLRYNKSYWVQIDELEQHWEQARVIANLKAMGTQCTIETKNVAALTLVDLKAEGTTLHVLIDGTPFQIERVAGNKADSFHFRKDKGAWKVVNSPEHSGLHKVHGLQGPIDDAFLDRFILVKPTGKSANADVEKWVNEEMNRAIMQWRKVFRGEPLVKDDKDITEADIKSSNLILWGDPQSNSVYAKIADKLPIQPKADAPKIVPLLIYPNPLNPKKYIVTNSGFTFREYDALNNARQVPKLPDWALVDISTPPNGRYPGKVVEAGFFDESWKKK, from the coding sequence ATGCGCCGATTCCTGTTCGGTATACTGTTCACCGCCCTGGCCGGTATCTGCTACGCCGATGGGCCGCAGGATAACCAGTTCGACAAGGTTCGTCCGGTGCCGCCCCCCGGTGTAAAAATCGAGGACGAGGCTCGCAAGGAACTGGAATCGGGCGTTTCCGCACTCCAAACGGAAGTCGATAAGCTCGCCCAATCGACCGATGCTCTAGTGAAATTGAATCTGCCCGATGTGCAAATCTATTTGAATGCCGTCAAGTACGCCCTGAAGTATGATGAGTTTCTGATAAACGCACCGAACATCTCTCCGACCACCAAGTCCGGGGAAAAGAAAACCAAAGATCAGATCGAAGCGGAACGCAAAGCGGCCCTCGAAAGAGCCGCCAAAGGTCAGGTCGATCTGGCCCGTAAAGCTTTGAAAAACGGTCTTCAGCGAGCCAAGGAACTGCAAGACAAAAAGCCTTCCTGGTCAACGGCCAAGGGACTCGTCCCGCGCGGCTACCAGTCCAAAATCGATGAATCGGTTCAGCCGTATGTGCTGGTGGTGCCCGAATCTTACGATCCCAAGAAACCTACTCGGCTTGACTTCTGGTGCCACGGGCGAGGCGAAACGCTAAGCGAACTGAACTTCCTGCAAACCGGGAAAGGCCAATTCACTCCGCCGAACGCGATTGTCTGCCATCTCTACGGCCGCTTCTGCTGCGCCAACAAGCTGGCGGGGGAAATCGATTTGCTCGAAGCCCTTGCGGATATTTCGAAAAAGTACAACATCGACTCGAACCGACTCGTCGTTCGCGGCTTCAGCATGGGAGGTGCCTCCACCTGGCATTTCGCGGTGCACTATCCGAGTCTGTTTTGTGCGGCGGCTCCTGGAGCCGGCTTCAGCGAGACGCCGGAGTTCCTCAAGGTCTTCCAGAACGAGAAGATCACTCCGACCGATTACGAACAAAAACTTTGGCACATGTACAACGCCACCGACACGGCTCTCAATCTCTTCAATATTCCGACGATCGCTTATAGCGGCGAAATCGACAGCCAGAAGCAGGCCGCCGATATGATGGTGAAGGCCCTCGATAAAGAAGGGATGCAGATTCCCCATATCATCGGGCCCAAAACAGGACACTCCTACCACAAGGATGCGATTCCGCTCATCAATAAATTTGTCGACGAAGCGGCTGAAAAAGGAAAGCCCGACATGCCTGAGACGGTGAAATTCGCGACTTTCACCCTGCGCTACAACAAGAGTTACTGGGTACAGATCGATGAACTGGAACAGCACTGGGAACAGGCCAGGGTGATTGCTAATTTGAAGGCGATGGGCACCCAATGCACAATTGAAACGAAGAATGTCGCTGCCTTAACTCTTGTCGATCTAAAAGCAGAAGGTACTACACTGCACGTTCTCATCGATGGGACCCCATTCCAAATCGAGCGAGTTGCAGGCAATAAAGCTGACTCCTTCCACTTCCGAAAAGATAAAGGAGCCTGGAAAGTTGTCAATTCTCCAGAACATTCGGGTTTGCATAAAGTGCATGGTCTGCAAGGCCCGATCGATGACGCCTTCCTCGATCGCTTCATCCTTGTAAAACCGACGGGTAAATCCGCGAATGCCGATGTGGAAAAATGGGTGAACGAGGAGATGAATCGAGCCATCATGCAATGGCGAAAAGTGTTCCGGGGCGAACCGCTGGTGAAGGACGACAAGGATATCACCGAAGCTGATATCAAGTCGAGCAATTTGATCCTGTGGGGCGATCCCCAGAGCAATTCGGTCTATGCGAAGATCGCCGACAAGCTGCCCATTCAGCCGAAAGCCGATGCCCCCAAGATTGTGCCACTCCTGATCTACCCGAATCCGCTGAATCCCAAGAAATATATCGTGACCAACAGCGGCTTCACCTTCCGCGAGTACGATGCACTGAACAACGCCCGGCAGGTGCCCAAGTTGCCCGATTGGGCTCTGGTGGACATCAGCACGCCGCCAAATGGTCGTTATCCCGGCAAGGTGGTGGAAGCGGGATTCTTCGATGAATCCTGGAAGAAGAAGTAA
- the mgtE gene encoding magnesium transporter: MLDTADREGLSDVLSETHPASIAEFSEGLSTEETWKLLDYTDSQQQANIFAFYTPQHQLELAEGVNHERFAPVLEKMSHDDRGNLLRKLGPKFVEALMPLVAKADRDDIKKLLSYPENTAGGMMTTDFVSISENMTAEQAISMLREKSPSSETIYYLYVLDDYYHLQGIVSLRDLIIAKPDSRVRDIMSDRVISVKVTQDKEEVAQLLAKYDFLAMPVTDEQNRLVGIVTYDDAIDVVTQEATEDALHMAGVGNLAENYLEAKFTSIWRRRAVWLSLLFLAELGTFSAIAHFQDQLDKLTVLALFIPLCISTGGNSGSQAATLVTRALALGHIKLGDWFRVLRHELVMGIMLGLTLGVIGFARASLTPESVINPPAKVEAAEAKENEAPPEKVNRFMLAHTVSQAVVCICLWGTMVGAMLPLIFKKLGFDPAYASSPFVATFVDVTGIVIFFSLSKIYLL; this comes from the coding sequence ATGTTGGACACCGCTGATCGCGAGGGACTCTCCGACGTTCTTTCCGAAACTCACCCGGCGAGTATCGCCGAGTTTTCCGAAGGGCTATCGACGGAGGAAACCTGGAAGCTGCTCGATTACACCGATAGTCAGCAGCAAGCGAATATCTTTGCTTTCTATACGCCCCAGCATCAACTGGAATTGGCCGAGGGAGTGAACCACGAACGTTTCGCTCCTGTATTGGAAAAGATGTCCCACGATGACCGCGGGAACCTGCTGCGTAAACTCGGGCCGAAGTTCGTCGAAGCGTTAATGCCTTTAGTGGCCAAGGCGGATCGCGACGACATCAAGAAGTTATTATCCTACCCGGAGAACACGGCCGGCGGGATGATGACGACGGATTTCGTTTCGATCTCGGAAAATATGACCGCCGAGCAGGCGATTAGCATGCTTCGAGAGAAATCCCCCTCTTCGGAAACGATTTACTACCTTTACGTCCTCGACGATTACTATCACTTGCAGGGGATCGTCTCACTTCGAGACTTGATTATCGCGAAACCCGATTCACGGGTGAGGGATATCATGTCTGATCGTGTCATTTCCGTGAAGGTGACTCAGGATAAAGAGGAAGTGGCCCAACTGCTGGCCAAGTACGACTTCCTGGCCATGCCGGTGACGGATGAACAGAATCGTCTGGTTGGAATCGTTACCTACGACGATGCCATCGACGTGGTGACCCAGGAAGCTACGGAAGATGCTCTGCACATGGCCGGTGTGGGGAATCTGGCGGAAAACTATCTGGAGGCGAAGTTTACCTCCATCTGGCGTCGGCGAGCCGTCTGGTTATCGCTACTCTTTCTGGCCGAACTGGGAACATTCTCCGCGATTGCACACTTTCAGGATCAACTCGACAAACTCACCGTGCTGGCTCTGTTCATTCCGCTCTGCATCTCCACGGGAGGTAACTCCGGTTCGCAGGCGGCGACCCTCGTGACGCGAGCACTGGCCTTAGGGCATATCAAACTTGGCGACTGGTTCCGGGTTTTGCGTCACGAATTGGTAATGGGTATCATGCTGGGTCTAACGCTGGGCGTAATCGGCTTTGCCCGGGCCAGTCTGACGCCAGAGAGTGTGATCAATCCCCCCGCCAAGGTCGAAGCGGCCGAGGCCAAGGAGAATGAAGCACCCCCGGAAAAAGTGAACCGTTTTATGCTGGCTCATACGGTTTCGCAGGCAGTGGTTTGCATCTGTCTCTGGGGAACGATGGTGGGCGCCATGCTACCGTTGATTTTCAAGAAGTTGGGTTTTGACCCGGCATACGCTTCCAGCCCGTTTGTGGCCACCTTTGTGGATGTGACAGGAATTGTGATCTTCTTCTCTCTCTCGAAGATCTATCTGCTTTAG
- a CDS encoding SH3 domain-containing protein — protein sequence MKQVLLMFALVNAPLHSTGELGPEVPLKEVVDSFPNLIAQTAGRLKETSAGSDSRALRQLWDKLQSEIIYPDALVSYRAPQFNHFQLLPSLVKLAIWATLGTILAVFLYRIGLRQPSRSLLFLLGAGPLILLGQLALYQEKKSQTFFRQPLVVLKESLLVRQGNSALYPPVLPANFPVGHTFTKIRQTSSWVQVQYAPGCYGWVPAASLIGVVETPEV from the coding sequence ATGAAGCAAGTTCTTTTGATGTTCGCTTTGGTCAATGCTCCCCTACATTCCACTGGCGAGTTGGGACCAGAAGTTCCTCTGAAGGAAGTCGTCGATAGCTTTCCGAATCTCATCGCCCAGACGGCCGGAAGATTGAAAGAAACATCGGCGGGGTCCGATAGCCGCGCTCTTCGACAGCTCTGGGATAAACTACAGTCGGAGATTATTTATCCGGATGCTTTGGTTTCGTATCGCGCACCGCAATTCAACCATTTTCAGTTGTTACCCAGCCTTGTGAAGTTGGCGATCTGGGCGACGCTGGGAACGATTCTTGCGGTCTTCCTCTACCGAATTGGCTTGCGGCAGCCGTCCCGGTCGCTGCTGTTTCTTCTGGGCGCAGGGCCCCTAATCTTGCTCGGCCAACTCGCACTTTATCAGGAAAAGAAATCCCAGACGTTTTTTCGCCAACCCTTGGTAGTTCTTAAGGAATCACTTCTGGTCCGGCAGGGGAATAGTGCACTTTATCCGCCGGTACTGCCAGCGAATTTCCCGGTCGGGCACACCTTCACTAAAATTCGACAGACTTCTTCCTGGGTGCAAGTTCAGTATGCACCGGGTTGTTATGGGTGGGTGCCTGCCGCCAGCCTAATTGGTGTAGTAGAGACACCGGAAGTCTGA
- a CDS encoding tetratricopeptide repeat protein, with protein sequence MRSAGITTGILLCISLLSPLLFLESNPTLENPDFILQKAQRAFETQHLDEALEHYDQISTQVADPGLVAFNRGVIYVKQERYSLAERCFRQALDGSEGQSERSTRAFYNLGICLLKQSDDKDVKRLNAAVACFTSALEAGIGDDDFKSDAEYNLQIAQLLYQQAKAKAPPVPEPPEKNSDPKIDPPPPEREPMPMKTENSSNGSETGDRSPTAGQGNAQPSDRKPLPGAGSLPVLMDTSEPQPLNPEETRDLLKSAEKRLKGERQRVREGATNADRPRPNNW encoded by the coding sequence ATGCGTTCTGCAGGAATTACTACCGGAATTCTCCTTTGCATTTCATTGCTGTCTCCGCTTCTGTTTTTGGAATCGAATCCCACTCTGGAAAATCCTGATTTCATCCTCCAAAAAGCTCAACGGGCTTTTGAAACTCAGCACCTAGATGAAGCTTTGGAACACTACGATCAGATCTCTACGCAGGTGGCCGACCCGGGTCTGGTAGCTTTCAACCGCGGTGTGATCTACGTCAAACAGGAACGCTACAGTCTAGCCGAGCGCTGTTTTCGGCAGGCACTGGATGGCTCGGAGGGACAGAGCGAGCGTTCGACTCGGGCTTTTTATAATTTGGGCATCTGCCTATTGAAACAGTCCGACGACAAGGATGTGAAGCGACTGAATGCGGCCGTGGCATGCTTCACCTCGGCTCTGGAGGCAGGCATTGGAGACGACGATTTCAAATCGGATGCGGAGTACAACCTGCAAATTGCCCAGTTGCTCTATCAGCAGGCCAAAGCCAAAGCTCCCCCCGTTCCGGAGCCACCGGAGAAAAATTCGGATCCCAAGATTGATCCTCCCCCGCCAGAGCGTGAGCCAATGCCCATGAAGACTGAGAATTCCTCAAATGGAAGCGAAACCGGAGACCGCTCGCCGACAGCAGGCCAGGGGAACGCGCAGCCGAGTGATCGCAAGCCTTTACCCGGGGCCGGTTCGCTTCCCGTGTTAATGGATACGAGCGAACCCCAACCTCTAAATCCAGAAGAGACCCGGGATCTGCTCAAGAGCGCGGAGAAGCGATTAAAAGGGGAACGTCAGCGCGTTCGCGAAGGGGCCACCAATGCGGATCGGCCCCGGCCTAATAACTGGTGA